The following proteins come from a genomic window of Solwaraspora sp. WMMA2065:
- a CDS encoding O-antigen ligase domain-containing protein has protein sequence MFGLVPVWWLCGLFYFGWPVLGSLLLIVMFVRGQIPLPAGAGLWLAFLALVVVSATQLADVGALLTFTFRLLFYVTAIVVCCYVYTMARERDALTVVLGPLCAFFVALVLLGWLGLLMPRFGMVTPFELVLPGGLSGNPFIRDMVHAQATEYSARSTDPIFRPAAPFAYTNTFGSTFAITLPAVVACLLLGARGPARTVLLVALPLSLPPAFLTLNRGMFLSLGVGLAVLGLRAAARGNVKALASMLGMLAAGGLVTLFIPIGELIERRVSVSDTNTDRLSLYLEVLRWVQRSPVLGFGAPVQVDTVTADAPIGTQGQLWAVLFSHGVPALVCFIGWFVIVGLRCWPARTAAAQWLSVVPLIGLVQLPFYGLVNQNLTAIFYVAGVALVLVDRERPGRPPSQRPVPQRLVGAVR, from the coding sequence ATGTTCGGCCTGGTGCCGGTCTGGTGGCTCTGCGGGCTGTTCTACTTCGGCTGGCCGGTGCTCGGCTCGCTGCTGCTGATCGTCATGTTCGTCCGGGGGCAGATCCCGTTGCCCGCCGGCGCCGGGCTCTGGCTGGCCTTCCTGGCCCTCGTGGTGGTCAGCGCCACCCAGCTGGCCGACGTCGGCGCGCTGCTCACCTTCACCTTCCGGTTGTTGTTCTACGTCACCGCGATCGTCGTCTGCTGCTACGTGTACACGATGGCGAGGGAGCGGGACGCGTTGACGGTGGTGCTCGGCCCGCTGTGCGCGTTCTTCGTCGCCCTGGTGCTGCTCGGCTGGCTCGGCCTGCTGATGCCCCGGTTCGGCATGGTCACCCCGTTCGAACTGGTGCTACCGGGTGGGTTGTCCGGCAACCCGTTCATCCGGGACATGGTGCACGCCCAGGCGACCGAGTACAGCGCCCGCTCGACCGATCCGATCTTCCGGCCGGCGGCCCCGTTCGCCTACACCAACACGTTCGGCAGCACATTTGCCATCACCCTGCCGGCGGTGGTGGCCTGCCTGCTGCTCGGTGCCCGGGGTCCGGCCCGGACGGTCCTGCTGGTCGCCCTGCCGTTGTCACTGCCGCCAGCGTTCCTGACCCTCAACCGGGGCATGTTCCTCAGCCTCGGCGTGGGGCTGGCCGTGCTCGGCCTGCGGGCCGCGGCCCGGGGCAACGTCAAGGCGTTGGCGTCCATGCTCGGGATGCTGGCCGCCGGCGGGCTGGTCACCCTGTTCATTCCAATCGGCGAGCTGATCGAGCGCCGGGTGAGTGTCAGCGACACCAACACCGACCGGCTGTCGCTCTACCTGGAGGTGCTGCGCTGGGTCCAGCGGTCACCGGTGCTCGGTTTCGGCGCACCGGTGCAGGTCGACACGGTCACCGCCGACGCGCCGATCGGCACCCAGGGTCAACTGTGGGCGGTGCTGTTCAGCCACGGTGTTCCGGCGTTGGTCTGCTTCATCGGTTGGTTCGTGATCGTCGGGCTCCGCTGCTGGCCGGCCCGGACGGCGGCCGCGCAGTGGCTCTCCGTCGTGCCGCTGATCGGCCTGGTCCAACTGCCCTTCTACGGCCTGGTCAACCAGAACCTGACTGCGATCTTCTACGTCGCCGGGGTGGCGTTGGTGCTCGTCGACCGGGAACGTCCGGGCCGCCCGCCCAGTCAGCGTCCAGTTCCGCAGCGCCTGGTCGGGGCCGTACGGTGA
- a CDS encoding glycosyltransferase family 1 protein, whose translation MRVAIVTESFPPDLNGVAHSVVRVAEHLVARGHEPLVIAPAPAAAERAEAGTHPYPVIRVPSLPVPLYRSFRLGLPSRRLTEVLADHTPDVVHLASPFVLGARGLTVARRLRLPTLAVYQTDVAAYARAYHLGWSVATVWRWLREIHNAADRTLAPSTAAAADLTANGIDRVRIWGRGIDPVRFDPAHRCERTRSELAPGGETLVGYVGRLAAEKRVDLLAETSRLPGVRVVVVGDGPARKELERALPAVRFLGARHGRDLARLYASFDVFAHTGPHETFGQTVQEAQASGVPVVAPAAGGPMDLVTPGVTGLLVPPGDPTALAGAVAGLVADPARRARYGRAARAAVAGRTWAAIGDELIEHYRAVLDAPGVVARLPVAA comes from the coding sequence ATGCGCGTCGCGATCGTCACCGAGTCCTTCCCACCAGACCTCAACGGGGTGGCGCACTCCGTGGTTCGGGTCGCCGAACACCTGGTCGCACGCGGGCATGAACCGTTGGTCATCGCACCGGCACCGGCCGCCGCCGAGCGGGCGGAGGCCGGCACCCACCCGTACCCGGTGATCCGGGTGCCGAGCCTGCCGGTGCCGCTGTACCGAAGCTTCCGGCTCGGTCTGCCGAGCCGCCGGCTCACCGAGGTGCTGGCCGACCACACCCCGGACGTCGTACACCTGGCCAGCCCGTTCGTGCTCGGCGCGCGGGGACTGACGGTGGCCCGCCGGTTGCGGCTACCCACCCTGGCGGTCTACCAGACCGACGTGGCCGCCTACGCCCGCGCGTACCACCTGGGGTGGAGCGTGGCGACGGTCTGGCGCTGGCTGCGCGAGATCCACAACGCGGCGGACCGCACCCTGGCCCCCTCGACCGCCGCGGCCGCCGACCTGACCGCCAACGGCATCGACCGGGTACGCATCTGGGGCCGCGGCATCGACCCGGTCCGGTTCGACCCGGCTCACCGCTGCGAACGGACCCGCAGCGAGCTGGCCCCCGGCGGCGAGACGCTGGTCGGCTACGTCGGCCGGCTCGCCGCCGAGAAGCGGGTGGACCTGCTCGCCGAGACCAGCCGGCTGCCGGGCGTACGGGTCGTGGTGGTGGGTGACGGACCGGCCCGCAAGGAGCTGGAACGCGCCCTGCCGGCGGTCCGCTTCCTCGGTGCCCGGCACGGCCGTGACCTGGCCCGGCTGTACGCCAGCTTCGACGTCTTCGCCCACACCGGGCCGCACGAGACCTTCGGCCAGACCGTGCAGGAGGCGCAGGCCAGCGGCGTACCGGTGGTGGCGCCGGCCGCCGGCGGGCCGATGGACCTGGTCACGCCCGGGGTGACCGGGCTGCTGGTGCCACCCGGTGACCCGACGGCGCTCGCCGGGGCGGTCGCCGGGCTGGTCGCCGACCCGGCCCGGCGGGCCCGGTACGGCCGGGCCGCGCGGGCCGCGGTCGCCGGCCGCACCTGGGCGGCGATCGGCGACGAGTTGATCGAGCACTACCGCGCCGTGCTGGACGCACCCGGCGTCGTGGCCCGCCTGCCGGTCGCCGCCTGA
- a CDS encoding lipopolysaccharide biosynthesis protein translates to MSDQPARTVTLTDLLRIPSLRWMTVVAGAVTGLLLAIGYLVVAPPAASATAVVAVRPVVTDAFTYPGAGADRSVNMNVESGIAASTEVLSRIAEARSSDVVEVRRALEIEVPTGGQILRFTYSTGTVDDAVDTVNLAAATYLQVRQEMYERQRTDMLASYDESIVKVAEQQDAAQRRVANANSTPAADAALAEFGSLSNQLTELNAARTEIAAIDVTPGWITQSAQQQLSTDGPPGILYLLAGLLVGAVLGVLLTYLRESVDRRIRSEAEASEVAGLPLLGTVRRRGLRVDARTVDADVRYVGMAIAEQLRQAVRTPVVVISSRNREDTTPMTASLAVALAADGRDVYIGDDSHRVTALRDALLADRRRVPSGPFVPAQPGGGAPTPPGAAEQRSGDSGDPESTLIFSLPNVDQDHTVILPRVTDTADAPAGPARRPSPRPTPGTGQARPSGGDRAAAGDRPTGDGGPVVATIPVRTLPADALTVGAGMVRIGLYAQAPRDGEIVLFNAPPAESDERGVREARAGTAIVVVERDRTRLADLRRLTDRLRAAGAEPLGFVLTGSGRG, encoded by the coding sequence ATGAGTGATCAGCCAGCCCGGACCGTGACCCTCACCGACCTGCTGCGGATCCCGAGTCTGCGGTGGATGACGGTTGTCGCGGGTGCCGTCACCGGTCTGCTGTTGGCGATCGGCTACCTGGTGGTGGCCCCACCCGCCGCCTCAGCCACCGCGGTCGTCGCGGTCCGGCCGGTGGTCACCGACGCCTTCACCTACCCTGGGGCCGGTGCCGACCGTTCGGTCAACATGAACGTCGAGAGTGGCATCGCGGCCAGCACCGAGGTGCTCTCCCGGATCGCCGAGGCCCGGTCTTCCGACGTCGTGGAGGTCCGCCGGGCGCTGGAGATCGAGGTCCCCACCGGCGGCCAGATCCTACGGTTCACCTACTCGACCGGCACGGTCGACGACGCCGTCGACACCGTGAACCTGGCGGCCGCTACCTACCTGCAGGTCCGCCAGGAGATGTACGAGCGGCAGCGGACCGACATGCTGGCCTCCTACGACGAGAGCATCGTCAAGGTGGCCGAGCAGCAGGACGCGGCGCAGCGGCGGGTCGCCAACGCGAACAGTACCCCGGCGGCCGACGCCGCGCTGGCCGAGTTCGGCTCGCTGAGCAATCAGTTGACCGAGCTCAACGCAGCCCGTACCGAGATCGCGGCGATCGACGTCACGCCCGGCTGGATCACCCAGAGCGCCCAGCAGCAGCTGTCCACCGACGGTCCGCCCGGGATCCTGTACCTGCTGGCCGGCCTGCTGGTCGGCGCAGTGCTCGGGGTGCTGCTGACCTACCTGCGGGAGTCGGTGGACCGGCGGATCCGCAGCGAGGCGGAGGCCAGCGAAGTCGCCGGGCTGCCGCTGCTGGGCACCGTACGCCGCCGCGGGTTGCGGGTCGACGCGCGTACCGTCGATGCCGACGTCCGGTACGTCGGCATGGCCATCGCCGAACAGCTCCGCCAAGCGGTCCGAACCCCGGTGGTGGTGATCTCGTCGCGCAACCGGGAGGACACCACCCCGATGACAGCGAGCCTCGCCGTTGCGCTCGCCGCCGACGGGCGGGACGTCTACATCGGCGACGACAGCCACCGGGTGACCGCGCTGCGCGACGCGCTGCTCGCCGACCGGCGCCGGGTGCCGTCCGGGCCGTTCGTTCCGGCGCAGCCGGGCGGTGGGGCACCGACCCCGCCGGGTGCTGCGGAGCAGCGCTCCGGCGACAGCGGCGACCCGGAGAGCACCCTGATCTTCTCCCTGCCCAACGTCGACCAGGACCATACGGTGATCCTGCCCCGGGTGACCGACACGGCGGACGCCCCGGCCGGTCCCGCCCGGCGACCGTCGCCCCGGCCGACCCCGGGTACCGGGCAGGCACGGCCGTCGGGCGGGGACCGGGCCGCGGCCGGCGATCGCCCGACCGGTGACGGCGGCCCGGTGGTGGCCACCATCCCGGTGCGTACTCTGCCGGCGGACGCGCTCACCGTCGGGGCCGGCATGGTCCGGATCGGCCTGTACGCCCAGGCGCCGCGCGACGGGGAGATCGTGCTGTTCAACGCCCCACCGGCCGAGTCGGACGAGCGTGGCGTGCGGGAGGCACGGGCCGGCACCGCGATCGTCGTGGTCGAGCGGGACCGTACCCGGCTGGCCGACCTGCGCCGGTTGACCGACCGGCTGCGTGCCGCCGGGGCCGAGCCGCTCGGCTTCGTGCTCACCGGCAGCGGCCGTGGTTGA
- the rdgB gene encoding RdgB/HAM1 family non-canonical purine NTP pyrophosphatase, which produces MSAAPAGRTRLLLATRNGKKLAELQRILDTSLGAHRVELVGLADLEAYPEVPESGLTFGENALLKAREGCRYTGLPTVADDSGLAVDALGGTPGVFSARWSGRHGDDLANLNLVLAQLADVPDEHRAASFVCAAALVLPGGKEHLVEGRQSGRLLRAGRGDGGFGYDPIFLGDGQERTNAELSPAEKDAISHRGKAFRLMAKVVAKTLG; this is translated from the coding sequence GTGAGCGCGGCACCGGCCGGGCGTACCCGGCTGCTGCTCGCCACCCGCAACGGCAAGAAGCTGGCCGAGCTGCAGCGGATCCTGGACACCTCGCTCGGCGCCCACCGGGTCGAACTGGTCGGGCTGGCCGACCTGGAGGCCTACCCGGAGGTGCCCGAGTCCGGCCTCACCTTCGGTGAGAACGCACTGCTCAAAGCCAGGGAAGGATGCCGGTACACCGGGTTACCGACAGTCGCCGACGACTCCGGTCTGGCCGTCGACGCGCTGGGCGGGACGCCCGGAGTGTTCAGCGCCCGGTGGTCCGGCCGGCACGGCGACGACCTCGCCAACCTGAATCTGGTGCTGGCTCAGCTCGCCGACGTGCCGGACGAGCACCGGGCGGCGTCGTTCGTCTGCGCGGCGGCTCTGGTGCTGCCCGGCGGCAAGGAACACCTGGTCGAGGGACGCCAGTCCGGCCGGCTGTTGCGCGCCGGTCGCGGCGACGGCGGCTTCGGTTACGACCCGATCTTCCTCGGTGACGGCCAGGAACGGACGAACGCCGAGCTCAGCCCGGCTGAGAAGGACGCGATCAGCCATCGTGGCAAGGCATTTCGGTTGATGGCGAAGGTCGTCGCGAAGACCCTCGGATGA
- a CDS encoding glycoside hydrolase, with product MSDAIARTGSGRRRLIVGGVSAALLAGMVVTALPLLADDEVTVSATADTTATDVPQDGDNGAKSTLATCPALCERNPRGARDAIVEFTVDQLPKTVRNLRVRLQLYSWQDLDARVTAYRTAVDARQPRPSLAGADGVARTVDRALATLPTVRKGYNEWDVSAQVAGNGTYTFALRQTGLNQRVYWPSVEYRDQSIRPRLMISYEPAAEAPSSPPPAAAPTPSAPPSAPVPTTAAPSASASASASPTVTPSASASPPAPGAGCGSVSDLLVPACGAWWGMYSPTSAAKGWNHGGAVAEVETQVGRKFDIVHRYHDFSNAGSNGAFPDKFEQEQMRGGRLMFFAWESRIFSSGTTLSWRDVYSGRYDSVIDDVAGRIKATGVPVFMGFDHEPEDEPVKGSDADFVRAWRHVHQRFAKAGADNAVWVWVMMGWSGHYDRYAGLYPGDAYVDWVGYDPYNFYACNGGKTWKDPHTTVGGFYRWLDEHRIGVGKPRMLAEFGSNFHPDDPAAKQRWFEQFPAAIKAHPKIKAVIYFNSAGSTTTSATCNMTMNHNPSALAGFTKAGKDSYFRQPLPGRS from the coding sequence TTGAGCGATGCCATCGCGCGTACCGGGTCCGGCCGTCGCCGGTTGATCGTCGGCGGCGTCAGCGCCGCGCTGCTGGCCGGCATGGTGGTCACCGCCCTGCCGTTGCTCGCCGACGACGAGGTCACCGTGTCGGCCACCGCCGACACCACCGCTACCGACGTGCCGCAGGACGGTGACAACGGGGCGAAGAGCACATTGGCCACCTGTCCCGCGCTCTGCGAGCGCAACCCGCGGGGGGCCCGGGACGCGATCGTCGAGTTCACCGTCGACCAACTGCCGAAGACCGTTCGCAATCTGCGGGTCCGTCTGCAGCTGTACTCCTGGCAGGACCTGGACGCGCGGGTCACCGCGTACCGGACCGCAGTTGACGCCCGTCAGCCGCGGCCGTCGCTGGCCGGGGCGGACGGGGTCGCCCGTACCGTCGACCGGGCGCTCGCGACGCTGCCGACGGTCCGCAAGGGCTACAACGAGTGGGACGTGTCCGCGCAGGTCGCCGGCAACGGCACCTACACGTTCGCGCTGCGCCAGACCGGGCTGAACCAACGCGTCTACTGGCCGTCGGTCGAGTACCGCGACCAGTCGATCCGGCCCCGCCTGATGATCAGCTACGAGCCGGCGGCGGAAGCGCCCAGCAGCCCGCCACCGGCCGCGGCACCCACCCCGTCCGCGCCGCCTAGCGCGCCGGTGCCGACCACGGCTGCCCCGTCGGCGTCCGCGTCGGCGTCCGCGTCGCCGACCGTCACGCCCAGCGCGTCGGCCAGCCCGCCGGCCCCCGGCGCCGGCTGCGGCTCGGTTTCGGACCTGCTGGTGCCCGCCTGCGGTGCCTGGTGGGGGATGTACTCGCCAACCAGCGCCGCGAAGGGCTGGAACCATGGGGGTGCGGTCGCCGAGGTGGAGACTCAGGTCGGGCGCAAGTTCGACATCGTGCACCGCTATCACGACTTCTCGAACGCCGGCAGCAACGGGGCGTTCCCCGACAAGTTCGAGCAGGAGCAGATGCGTGGCGGCCGGCTCATGTTCTTCGCCTGGGAGTCCCGAATCTTCTCCTCCGGCACCACGTTGAGCTGGCGGGATGTCTACAGCGGCCGGTACGACTCGGTGATCGACGACGTGGCCGGCCGGATCAAGGCGACCGGGGTGCCGGTGTTCATGGGCTTCGACCACGAGCCGGAGGACGAGCCGGTGAAGGGCAGCGACGCCGACTTCGTCCGGGCCTGGCGGCACGTGCACCAACGCTTCGCGAAGGCCGGCGCGGACAACGCGGTGTGGGTGTGGGTGATGATGGGCTGGTCGGGGCATTACGACCGGTACGCCGGCCTCTACCCGGGCGATGCCTATGTGGACTGGGTCGGCTATGACCCGTACAACTTCTACGCCTGCAACGGCGGCAAGACCTGGAAGGATCCGCACACCACGGTCGGCGGGTTCTACCGCTGGCTGGACGAGCACCGCATCGGAGTGGGCAAACCCCGGATGCTGGCCGAGTTCGGCAGCAACTTCCACCCGGACGACCCGGCGGCCAAGCAGCGGTGGTTCGAGCAGTTCCCGGCGGCGATCAAGGCGCATCCGAAGATCAAGGCGGTGATCTACTTCAACTCCGCCGGATCGACGACCACATCGGCCACCTGCAACATGACGATGAACCACAACCCGTCCGCGCTGGCCGGATTCACCAAGGCCGGCAAGGACTCCTACTTCCGGCAGCCGCTGCCGGGTCGGAGCTGA
- the rph gene encoding ribonuclease PH, producing MARPDGRTHAQLRPVTLTRNWSMHPEGSVLVEFGQTKVLCTASVTEGVPRWRKGSGLGWVTAEYAMLPRATTTRSDRESVKGRLGGRTHEISRLIGRSLRAAVDLKALGENSIVLDCDVLQADGGTRTAAITGGYVALNDAVNWLADRKALSGKPDRVMRRSIAAVSVGVIDGEPRLDLCYLEDVAADVDMNVVCTGDGDFVEVQGTGEAAVFGRDQLDAMLDLAVAGCAELTAAQRKVLDR from the coding sequence ATGGCACGACCCGACGGACGCACCCACGCTCAGCTACGACCGGTGACCCTGACCCGCAACTGGAGCATGCACCCGGAAGGGTCGGTGCTGGTCGAGTTCGGGCAGACCAAGGTGCTCTGCACCGCGAGCGTCACCGAGGGGGTGCCCCGCTGGCGGAAGGGCTCCGGACTGGGCTGGGTGACAGCCGAGTACGCCATGCTGCCGCGCGCGACCACCACGCGGTCGGACCGCGAGAGCGTCAAGGGCCGGCTGGGCGGCCGGACCCACGAGATCTCCCGGCTGATCGGCCGCAGCCTGCGCGCCGCCGTCGACCTGAAGGCGCTCGGGGAGAACTCGATCGTGCTGGACTGCGACGTGCTGCAGGCCGACGGCGGAACCCGGACCGCCGCGATCACCGGCGGCTACGTCGCGCTGAACGACGCGGTCAACTGGCTGGCCGACCGCAAGGCGCTCAGCGGCAAGCCGGACCGGGTGATGCGGCGCTCGATCGCGGCGGTCAGCGTCGGCGTGATAGACGGCGAGCCGCGGCTGGACCTGTGCTACCTGGAGGACGTCGCGGCCGACGTGGACATGAACGTGGTCTGCACCGGCGACGGGGACTTCGTCGAGGTGCAGGGCACCGGCGAGGCGGCGGTGTTCGGCCGGGACCAGCTCGACGCCATGCTCGACCTGGCGGTCGCCGGCTGCGCCGAGCTGACCGCCGCGCAGCGTAAGGTGCTGGACCGGTGA
- a CDS encoding MBL fold metallo-hydrolase gives MRLTVLGCAGSFPGPEAACSAYLVEADGFRLLVDFGSGSLSALQRYAGLHAVDAILLTHLHCDHMLDACTYVVVRRYAPDGPYPPLPVYAPAGAPDRIATAYNISGEPVDDVYTFYGLQPGSFPIGPLQVTVDRVNHPVETYGVRVEHGDRVLTYSSDTAPCEALLRLAQDAHVFLCEASYLDGVDNPPDLHLTGREAGEAATKAGVGRLLLTHLVTAWGSEASTFEAAASSFDGPVEIVRAGARYEV, from the coding sequence ATGCGTCTGACCGTACTCGGCTGCGCCGGGAGTTTCCCCGGACCCGAGGCCGCCTGTTCGGCCTACCTGGTCGAGGCGGACGGGTTCCGCCTGCTCGTCGACTTCGGCTCGGGTTCGCTGTCCGCCCTGCAGCGGTACGCCGGCCTGCACGCGGTCGACGCGATCCTGCTCACTCACCTGCACTGTGACCACATGCTAGACGCCTGCACCTACGTGGTGGTGCGGCGCTACGCCCCGGACGGTCCGTACCCGCCGCTGCCGGTCTACGCCCCGGCCGGCGCACCCGACCGGATCGCCACCGCGTACAACATCAGCGGCGAGCCGGTCGATGACGTCTACACCTTCTACGGCCTGCAACCCGGCAGCTTCCCGATCGGTCCGCTGCAGGTCACCGTCGACCGGGTCAACCATCCGGTGGAGACCTACGGGGTACGCGTGGAGCACGGCGACCGGGTGCTGACCTACTCGTCGGACACGGCACCCTGTGAGGCGCTGCTGCGGCTGGCCCAGGACGCGCACGTCTTCCTCTGCGAAGCCAGCTACCTCGACGGGGTGGACAATCCGCCGGACCTGCACCTGACCGGCCGCGAGGCGGGGGAGGCCGCGACCAAGGCGGGCGTCGGCCGGCTGCTGCTGACCCATCTGGTCACCGCCTGGGGCAGCGAGGCGTCGACGTTCGAGGCGGCGGCGTCGAGCTTCGACGGGCCGGTCGAGATCGTCCGGGCCGGTGCCCGTTACGAGGTCTGA
- a CDS encoding pyridoxal-phosphate dependent enzyme, giving the protein MTRYDSLLDACGGTPLVGLPRLSPVVPDGAPPVRLWAKLEDRNPTGSVKDRAAMFMVRAAERAGRLRPGDTILEPTSGNTGISLAMVAKLRGYRLVCVMPENVSAERVQLLRMYGAEIIFSPAAGGSNQAVATAKQIAAEHPDWVMLYQYGNSGNAQAHYETTGPELLRDLPTVTHFVAGLGTTGTLMGTGRYLREKVDGIEVVAAEPRYGELVYGLRNIDEGYVPELYDASVLTRRFSVGTRDAVLRTRQLVEVEGLFVGFSTGAVLHAALAVAHEAVKAGRRADVAFLVADGGWKYLSTGAYGGTLSDAEEALEGQLWA; this is encoded by the coding sequence ATGACGCGCTACGACAGCCTGCTCGACGCGTGTGGCGGCACCCCGCTGGTCGGCCTGCCCCGGCTCTCCCCGGTGGTGCCCGACGGGGCACCACCGGTACGGCTGTGGGCCAAGCTGGAGGACCGCAACCCGACCGGCAGTGTCAAGGACCGGGCGGCCATGTTCATGGTCCGCGCCGCCGAACGGGCCGGGCGGCTCCGGCCCGGCGACACCATCCTCGAACCGACCAGCGGCAACACCGGCATCTCACTCGCCATGGTGGCGAAGCTGCGCGGCTACCGGCTGGTCTGCGTCATGCCGGAGAACGTCTCCGCCGAACGGGTCCAACTGCTCCGGATGTACGGCGCCGAGATCATCTTCTCGCCGGCCGCCGGCGGCTCCAACCAGGCGGTGGCCACGGCCAAGCAGATCGCCGCCGAGCACCCCGACTGGGTGATGCTCTACCAGTACGGCAACAGCGGCAACGCCCAGGCCCACTACGAGACGACCGGGCCGGAGCTGCTGCGCGACCTGCCCACGGTCACCCACTTCGTCGCCGGGCTCGGCACCACCGGCACCCTGATGGGCACCGGGCGCTACCTACGGGAGAAGGTCGACGGCATCGAGGTGGTCGCCGCCGAGCCCCGCTACGGCGAGCTGGTGTACGGGTTACGCAACATCGACGAGGGCTACGTGCCGGAGCTGTACGACGCGAGCGTGCTCACCCGGCGGTTCTCGGTGGGTACCCGCGACGCGGTGCTGCGGACCCGGCAGTTGGTCGAGGTGGAAGGGCTCTTCGTCGGCTTCTCGACCGGTGCCGTACTGCACGCCGCGCTCGCCGTCGCGCACGAGGCGGTCAAGGCCGGCCGCCGTGCCGACGTGGCGTTCCTGGTCGCCGACGGCGGCTGGAAGTACCTCTCCACCGGTGCGTACGGCGGCACGCTGTCCGACGCCGAGGAAGCGTTGGAAGGTCAGCTCTGGGCCTGA
- a CDS encoding DapH/DapD/GlmU-related protein, with product MGSSTRRHGALLRVLFAVKRAYYQLRYPRLRLGRDVEIRGRVRLRRGVRVTIGDRTRLNKLVRFAGTGEVTVGADCLLNATWIGSWTTVEVGDRCLLSDCELMDNDFHNLPPQLRHAPPGPATRAPVVVGDNVWIGAHVLVMKGVRIGHDSVVGAGTVVRVDVPDRVVVIGNPQQIVKKFDE from the coding sequence GTGGGGTCGAGCACACGTCGGCATGGCGCGTTGCTGCGGGTGTTGTTCGCCGTAAAGCGGGCCTACTACCAGCTGCGCTATCCCCGGCTGCGGCTCGGCCGGGACGTCGAGATCCGGGGCCGGGTCCGGCTGCGCCGAGGGGTACGGGTGACGATCGGCGACCGGACCCGACTCAACAAGCTGGTCCGCTTCGCCGGCACGGGTGAGGTCACAGTCGGTGCCGACTGCCTGCTCAACGCCACCTGGATCGGCAGTTGGACCACCGTCGAGGTCGGCGACCGCTGTCTGTTGTCCGACTGCGAACTGATGGACAACGATTTCCACAATCTTCCGCCGCAGCTGCGGCACGCGCCGCCCGGCCCGGCGACCCGGGCACCGGTTGTCGTCGGGGACAACGTCTGGATCGGGGCGCACGTCCTGGTGATGAAGGGCGTCCGGATCGGCCACGACAGCGTCGTCGGCGCCGGCACGGTGGTTCGCGTCGACGTACCTGACCGGGTCGTCGTGATCGGCAATCCGCAGCAGATTGTGAAGAAGTTCGATGAGTGA